Proteins co-encoded in one Papaver somniferum cultivar HN1 chromosome 5, ASM357369v1, whole genome shotgun sequence genomic window:
- the LOC113283171 gene encoding transcription repressor MYB6-like: MGRSPCCEKAHTNKGAWTKEEDQRLINYIKTHGEGCWRSLPKSAGLLRCGKSCRLRWINYLRPDLKRGNFTEEEDELIIKLHSLLGNKWSLIAGRLPGRTDNEIKNYWNTHIKRKLLSRGLDPQTHRPISTAGGTITNNYNISSSGSCMDQPEIITTSNGTSSMIKIESTTSNNLIHNGNYYSSSIKEATTNSNSTGTTVEEDNGHQTPKKEFNDDDDDEGLNLDLSISLPTHHRKLSSSTNSAESKPFSEIFSYHKQLGVSSNHHQRQGGVCLCYKLGFQRNETCNCSSSNRHQTLNNPMMISSDLFRYYRPLNP; encoded by the exons ATGGGACGTTCACCATGCTGTGAGAAAGCTCATACCAACAAAGGAGCTTGGacaaaagaagaagatcaacGACTTATTAACTACATCAAAACTCATGGCGAAGGTTGTTGGCGATCTCTTCCTAAATCTGCTG GATTGCTTCGTTGTGGTAAAAGTTGCAGACTAAGATGGATTAATTACCTTCGTCCTGATCTTAAAAGAGGAAAttttactgaagaagaagatgaactcatCATTAAACTCCATAGTTTACTAGGAAACAA ATGGTCGCTCATTGCGGGGAGATTGCCAGGAAGAACAGATAATGAAATCAAGAATTATTGGaatactcatatcaaaagaaagTTATTAAGTAGAGGACTTGATCCTCAGACTCATAGACCGATCAGTACAGCTGGAGGAACCATTACCAACAACTACAATATAAGTAGTTCTGGTTCATGCATGGATCAACCAGAAATTATTACCACTAGTAATGGTACTTCTTCAATGATCAAGATTGAATCAACCACCAGTAATAATCTTATTCATAATGGCAATTACTATTCATCGTCAATTAAAGAAGCAACAACAAATAGCAATAGTACTGGTACAACTGTTGAAGAAGATAATGGTCATCAAACACCGAAAAAagaatttaatgatgatgatgatgatgaaggacTTAATCTTGATCTTTCAATAAGTCTACCAACTCATCATCGGaaactatcatcatcaacaaattcagcTGAATCAAAACCATTTTCAGAGATATTTTCTTACCACAAACAGCTAGGGGTTTCTTCAAATCATCATCAACGACAAGGAGGAGTCTGTTTGTGTTAtaagttagggtttcaaagaaatgAAACTTGTAATTGTAGCAGTAGTAATCGTCATCAAACGTTGAATAATCCTATGATGATATCTAGTGATCTGTTTAGATATTACAGACCATTGAATCCTTAA